One window of Jannaschia sp. CCS1 genomic DNA carries:
- a CDS encoding excalibur calcium-binding domain-containing protein, whose product MVRPANGQACHSSYVNVCISPTGGDVDCAGGNGNGPRYVRGPVRVVGPDTYRLDRDGDGIACER is encoded by the coding sequence ATGGTTCGTCCTGCGAACGGGCAGGCCTGCCACAGCTCTTACGTGAACGTGTGCATCTCACCCACTGGCGGAGATGTGGATTGTGCCGGCGGGAACGGGAATGGACCGAGGTATGTTCGTGGCCCGGTCCGCGTCGTTGGACCCGATACTTATCGTCTCGATCGCGACGGCGATGGGATCGCCTGCGAGAGATAG
- a CDS encoding RelA/SpoT family protein, which produces MAADGRPADETVAEDAITVDDLLSLVRNYNPKARESLIRDAFAYGARMHDGQTRHSGEPYFTHPVAVAAILTEQQLDDATIVTALLHDTIEDTRSTYGEVAKHFGPEIAELIDGVTKLTNLQLSNRESKQAENFRKLFMAMSKDLRVILVKLADRLHNMRTIRHMRPDKQKQKAQETMDIYAPLAGRMGMHWMREELEDLSFRVLNPEARSSILRRFITLQKETGDAIPKISDDIETVLNKRGVHADVYGRAKKPYSIWRKMQEKKLAFSRLSDIYGFRVITETEDDCYRVLGAIHQRWKSVPGRFKDYISQPKSNGYRSIHTTVSGRDGKRVEVQIRTYQMHEVAEAGVAAHWAYRDGVRTQNPFAVDPTKWLESLTERFENAEDTNEFLEHVKLEMYSDQVFCFTPKGDVVKLPRGATPIDFAYSIHTRIGHSCVGAKVDGLRVPLWTRLKNGQSVDIITAEGQTPQATWIDIATTGRAKAAIRRSLREVDRDRYIKLGRELARVAFEQIGKKATDKALATAAKALVLSDGDEVLARIGSAELSARQVVAELYPELANPDDASAIEGARAVIGLPPGARILRAQCCQPVPGERIVGITYHGKGPILHSIDCPALAAFDDQPDRWIDLHWTEGRHASIHNVTANVTLSNENGVLGRICTLIGEQNANISDLHFIDRKPDFFRILIDMDVRDAEHLHAVMMAVEADSDVAALDRFRDLDRRP; this is translated from the coding sequence GTGGCGGCGGATGGCAGGCCAGCAGACGAGACGGTCGCAGAGGATGCGATTACCGTCGACGATCTGCTAAGCCTCGTCCGCAACTACAACCCCAAAGCCCGTGAAAGCCTGATCCGTGACGCCTTCGCCTATGGCGCGCGGATGCATGACGGGCAGACCCGCCATTCCGGTGAGCCGTATTTCACCCACCCCGTGGCCGTCGCCGCCATCCTGACAGAGCAGCAGCTGGACGATGCCACCATCGTCACGGCTCTTCTGCACGACACGATTGAAGACACGCGGTCGACCTACGGGGAAGTGGCCAAGCATTTCGGGCCCGAGATCGCAGAGCTGATCGACGGCGTCACGAAGCTGACAAACCTGCAATTGAGCAACCGCGAGAGCAAGCAGGCGGAAAATTTCCGCAAGCTGTTCATGGCGATGTCCAAGGATCTGCGGGTCATCCTGGTGAAGCTGGCCGACCGGCTGCACAACATGCGCACGATCCGCCACATGCGCCCCGACAAGCAGAAGCAGAAGGCGCAGGAGACGATGGATATCTATGCGCCGCTGGCCGGTCGTATGGGTATGCACTGGATGCGCGAAGAGTTGGAGGACCTGTCGTTTCGGGTCCTGAACCCGGAGGCGCGATCATCGATCCTGCGCCGCTTCATCACGCTGCAAAAGGAAACCGGCGACGCGATCCCGAAGATCAGCGACGACATTGAGACGGTACTGAACAAACGCGGCGTACACGCGGACGTTTATGGCCGTGCGAAAAAGCCCTATTCGATCTGGCGCAAGATGCAGGAGAAGAAGCTGGCCTTCTCGCGCCTGTCGGACATCTACGGCTTCCGCGTGATCACCGAGACCGAAGATGACTGCTACCGGGTGCTTGGCGCTATTCACCAGCGGTGGAAATCCGTGCCGGGGCGGTTCAAGGATTACATCAGCCAGCCGAAGTCGAACGGCTATCGCTCCATCCACACCACGGTCAGCGGGCGCGATGGCAAGCGGGTGGAGGTGCAGATCCGCACCTATCAGATGCATGAAGTAGCCGAGGCGGGCGTGGCCGCCCATTGGGCGTACCGTGACGGTGTGCGGACCCAGAACCCTTTCGCGGTCGATCCCACCAAGTGGCTGGAAAGCCTGACCGAGCGGTTCGAGAACGCCGAGGACACCAACGAGTTCCTCGAACATGTGAAGCTGGAAATGTACTCGGACCAAGTGTTCTGCTTCACGCCCAAAGGCGACGTGGTCAAGCTGCCGCGCGGGGCGACGCCAATTGATTTCGCTTATTCGATCCACACGCGGATCGGGCATTCCTGCGTCGGTGCAAAGGTGGATGGGCTGCGCGTGCCCCTGTGGACGCGGCTGAAGAACGGGCAATCGGTCGATATCATCACTGCGGAGGGGCAGACGCCGCAAGCGACCTGGATCGATATTGCCACCACGGGCCGCGCCAAGGCGGCGATCCGGCGGTCTCTGCGCGAGGTGGACCGGGATCGCTACATCAAGCTGGGGCGGGAATTGGCCCGCGTCGCGTTTGAACAGATCGGCAAGAAAGCCACGGACAAGGCTTTGGCAACAGCGGCCAAAGCCCTAGTACTGAGTGACGGGGATGAGGTGCTGGCGCGCATCGGTTCGGCTGAACTGAGCGCGCGGCAGGTGGTGGCGGAGCTGTATCCGGAGCTGGCCAATCCCGACGATGCGTCGGCCATTGAAGGCGCCCGCGCCGTCATCGGCCTGCCGCCCGGCGCGCGCATCCTTCGCGCCCAATGCTGCCAGCCGGTGCCCGGAGAGCGGATCGTGGGCATTACGTACCACGGCAAGGGGCCGATCCTGCATTCCATCGACTGCCCCGCCTTGGCCGCGTTCGACGACCAGCCGGACCGCTGGATTGACCTGCACTGGACCGAAGGCCGCCACGCGTCGATCCACAACGTCACGGCGAATGTGACGCTGTCGAATGAGAATGGCGTGCTGGGGCGCATTTGCACCCTGATCGGGGAGCAGAACGCGAATATCTCGGACCTGCACTTCATTGACCGCAAGCCGGATTTCTTCCGTATTCTCATTGATATGGACGTCCGGGACGCCGAACATCTGCACGCCGTGATGATGGCCGTGGAGGCAGATTCGGATGTTGCCGCATTAGATCGCTTCCGTGATCTGGACCGGAGGCCCTAA
- a CDS encoding class I SAM-dependent methyltransferase yields the protein MSDDQTLSVYGDAVDRYTATPMEPEHIAALDHFAASVRPGGRVLDLGCGPGLQAETLVAAGLDVDAVDATPAFVEAAQSRGLNARIAVFEDLPGAEIYYGIWASFSLLHARRDTVSGHVARLAGALSPGGIFFLGMKTGTGEARDGLGRFYSYFSVEELHQMLEDAGLRVTQTVTGRGKGLSGSDDTYALVHAVRDA from the coding sequence ATGAGTGATGATCAGACCCTCTCCGTCTATGGCGATGCCGTGGACCGCTACACGGCGACCCCGATGGAACCCGAGCATATCGCCGCGCTGGACCATTTCGCCGCCAGCGTCCGCCCAGGCGGCCGTGTGCTGGATCTCGGCTGCGGTCCTGGCCTCCAGGCTGAAACACTGGTCGCCGCGGGGCTTGACGTCGATGCCGTGGACGCCACCCCAGCCTTTGTTGAGGCCGCCCAGTCTCGCGGGCTCAACGCGCGGATTGCCGTCTTTGAGGACCTGCCAGGCGCAGAAATCTATTACGGCATCTGGGCCAGTTTCAGTCTGCTCCATGCACGACGCGACACGGTCTCGGGCCATGTGGCGCGGCTGGCCGGCGCTTTGAGCCCGGGTGGCATATTCTTTCTTGGCATGAAAACCGGCACGGGGGAGGCGCGCGACGGTTTGGGCCGATTTTATAGCTATTTCAGCGTCGAAGAACTGCATCAGATGCTGGAAGACGCGGGCCTGCGTGTGACCCAAACCGTCACCGGCCGTGGCAAAGGCCTGTCCGGCTCAGAC
- the folK gene encoding 2-amino-4-hydroxy-6-hydroxymethyldihydropteridine diphosphokinase, translated as MYTNDARAGLIALGANLPSGGLPPEISVPKAMARLVERVGGPHSQSRLFHTPAFPPGSGPQFVNAAVKIEWRGHAGELLALLHEIEEEFGRTRAHRWEARVMDLDLIGLGDAILPDAATRANWANLPPERAAQVVPDQLILPHPRLAERGFVLVPLADIAPEWVDPATGLTVAEMLAARPHAELAGIHPVPVAAE; from the coding sequence ATGTATACAAATGACGCGAGGGCAGGCCTAATTGCGCTGGGTGCAAACCTGCCTTCCGGCGGATTGCCGCCGGAAATCAGCGTACCGAAGGCAATGGCCCGGTTGGTGGAGCGAGTGGGCGGCCCCCACAGTCAAAGCCGCTTGTTTCACACGCCTGCCTTCCCGCCGGGGTCGGGGCCGCAATTCGTCAATGCGGCTGTAAAGATCGAGTGGCGCGGCCATGCCGGGGAACTTCTGGCCCTGCTCCACGAGATTGAAGAGGAATTTGGTCGGACCCGCGCCCATCGTTGGGAGGCGCGGGTGATGGATCTGGATCTGATCGGCCTGGGCGATGCGATCCTGCCGGATGCGGCCACGCGGGCCAATTGGGCGAATCTGCCGCCGGAGCGGGCGGCGCAGGTGGTGCCCGATCAGCTGATTCTCCCCCATCCGCGTTTGGCAGAGCGGGGATTCGTGCTGGTGCCCCTGGCCGATATCGCGCCCGAATGGGTGGATCCGGCCACCGGCCTGACCGTGGCCGAGATGCTGGCGGCGCGTCCCCATGCCGAGCTGGCGGGGATCCATCCGGTGCCTGTCGCAGCGGAATAA
- a CDS encoding LysE family translocator, which produces MITTQFLLTALVVVIAPGTGVVYTLALGLGRGRKAAIWAALGCTFGIVPHLLAATLGLAAVLHASALLFNIVKFLGVAYLLYLAVSALRSGGALSIEPATTVESGLTVAKRGALINILNPKLSIFFLSLLTPFLSGNPATVTQEIVVLGGIFMAMTFAVFVLYGLFAATARTYILGSTRIMAWMNRSFAAIFALLAGRLALERA; this is translated from the coding sequence ATGATCACCACCCAGTTCTTGCTTACTGCACTCGTCGTTGTCATCGCGCCCGGCACCGGCGTCGTCTACACCCTCGCACTGGGTCTGGGACGAGGACGCAAAGCGGCGATCTGGGCGGCGCTCGGGTGCACGTTCGGCATCGTCCCGCATCTTTTGGCCGCCACCCTTGGCTTGGCTGCAGTCCTCCACGCCTCCGCGCTTTTGTTCAATATTGTGAAATTCTTAGGGGTAGCCTACCTGCTTTATCTCGCGGTGTCGGCCCTTCGGTCCGGCGGAGCGTTAAGCATCGAACCTGCCACCACCGTTGAGTCCGGCCTGACCGTCGCCAAACGCGGCGCGCTGATCAACATCCTCAATCCAAAACTCTCAATCTTCTTCCTGTCCCTCCTCACACCGTTCCTGTCCGGAAACCCGGCAACGGTGACCCAGGAAATCGTCGTGCTCGGCGGCATCTTCATGGCCATGACGTTCGCGGTCTTTGTCCTCTACGGCCTCTTCGCAGCAACCGCGCGCACCTATATCCTTGGCTCCACACGTATCATGGCGTGGATGAACCGCTCCTTCGCGGCCATCTTCGCGCTCCTTGCCGGACGCCTCGCCCTGGAACGCGCCTAG
- a CDS encoding NYN domain-containing protein, giving the protein MFYRDERLALFIDGSNLYAAAKALGFDIDYKLLRSEFMQRGKLLRANYYTALLENDDYSPIRPLVDWLHYNGFNMVTKPAKEFVDSQGRRKVKGNMDIELAVDAMETAPHVDHIVIFSGDGDFRPLVESLQRKGCRVSVVSTIRSQPPMIADDLRRQCDNFIELLDLKEAIGRPPREPRPEPSAQIEVVAD; this is encoded by the coding sequence ATGTTTTACCGAGACGAACGTCTTGCGCTGTTTATCGACGGCTCCAACCTCTATGCGGCGGCAAAGGCGCTGGGGTTTGACATCGATTACAAACTTTTGCGGTCAGAATTCATGCAGCGCGGCAAATTACTGCGGGCGAACTATTATACCGCGCTTTTGGAAAATGATGACTATTCCCCGATCCGGCCGCTGGTCGATTGGCTGCATTACAACGGCTTCAACATGGTCACGAAACCCGCCAAGGAATTCGTGGACAGCCAGGGTCGCCGCAAGGTGAAGGGGAACATGGATATCGAACTGGCCGTCGACGCGATGGAAACCGCGCCCCATGTCGACCACATCGTGATCTTCTCCGGCGATGGTGACTTCCGTCCGCTGGTCGAATCGCTGCAACGCAAGGGATGCCGGGTATCCGTCGTCTCCACGATCCGCAGCCAACCGCCGATGATCGCCGACGACCTGCGCCGCCAATGCGATAATTTTATCGAACTTCTGGACCTCAAAGAGGCCATTGGCCGTCCCCCACGGGAACCCCGGCCCGAGCCGTCGGCCCAGATCGAAGTGGTTGCCGACTAA
- a CDS encoding pyridoxine 5'-phosphate synthase, translated as MSAMEKLRLGVNIDHVATLRNARGGALPDPVRAAVLAEQAGADGITAHLREDRRHIRDADIAAIMEAITIPLNFEMAATDEMQEIALGHLPHAACIVPERREERTTEGGLEVAGDDNRLAQYIAPLKDAGIRVSLFIAAERSQIEAAARIGAPVIELHTGAYCDYDAEGDVAARDAELARLIAGAKLGVELGLEVHMGHGLNYDTVAPIAALPEVAELNIGHFLIGESIFVGLEAAMTEMRARMDAAR; from the coding sequence ATGAGCGCCATGGAGAAGCTGAGACTGGGTGTGAACATCGACCACGTCGCAACCCTGCGCAATGCGCGAGGCGGGGCACTGCCCGATCCGGTGCGCGCGGCCGTTCTGGCAGAACAGGCCGGGGCCGACGGGATCACGGCGCATCTGCGGGAAGACCGACGCCATATCCGGGACGCCGACATTGCCGCGATCATGGAGGCGATCACCATCCCGCTGAATTTCGAAATGGCCGCGACCGACGAGATGCAGGAGATCGCGTTGGGCCACCTGCCCCACGCCGCCTGCATCGTGCCCGAACGGCGGGAGGAGCGGACGACAGAGGGCGGGTTGGAAGTGGCGGGTGACGACAATCGCCTCGCGCAATACATCGCGCCGTTGAAGGATGCGGGCATACGTGTGTCGCTGTTCATCGCGGCGGAGCGGTCGCAGATTGAAGCCGCTGCGCGCATCGGTGCCCCGGTCATCGAACTGCACACCGGCGCCTATTGTGACTATGACGCCGAGGGTGATGTTGCAGCGCGGGATGCGGAGCTGGCGCGGTTGATCGCGGGTGCGAAGCTGGGGGTTGAGTTGGGGTTGGAGGTTCATATGGGCCACGGCCTGAACTACGACACGGTCGCCCCCATCGCAGCGCTTCCCGAAGTGGCCGAGCTGAACATTGGCCACTTTCTGATTGGCGAATCGATCTTTGTCGGGCTTGAGGCTGCCATGACCGAGATGCGTGCCCGTATGGATGCGGCGCGGTGA
- the ispH gene encoding 4-hydroxy-3-methylbut-2-enyl diphosphate reductase, protein MTQTPKPPLTIYLAAPRGFCAGVDRAIKIVEMALEKWGAPVFVRHEIVHNKYVVDDLKAKGAVFVEELSDCPDDRPVIFSAHGVPKSVPQAAAARQMVYVDATCPLVSKVHIEAQRHSDNGLQMVMIGHKGHPETIGTMGQLPDGEVLLVETVEDVATVEVRDPSRLAFVTQTTLSVDDTIEIVEALTTRFPAIVGPHKEDICYATTNRQEAVKAMAPKAEAMLVVGAPNSSNSKRLVEVGSRAGCAYSQLVQRAADIDWRALGDIKTLGITAGASAPEVLIEEVIQAFEDRFDVTRELVETAVENVEFKVPRVLRETA, encoded by the coding sequence ATGACCCAAACGCCCAAGCCCCCACTGACCATCTATCTCGCCGCCCCGCGCGGGTTCTGCGCCGGTGTCGACCGCGCCATCAAGATCGTGGAGATGGCTCTGGAGAAATGGGGCGCGCCGGTCTTTGTGCGGCACGAGATTGTCCATAACAAATACGTGGTCGATGACCTGAAAGCCAAAGGCGCTGTGTTTGTAGAGGAGCTGTCGGATTGCCCCGATGACCGCCCGGTGATCTTCTCCGCCCACGGTGTGCCCAAATCCGTGCCCCAGGCCGCCGCCGCGCGTCAGATGGTCTATGTCGATGCCACCTGCCCACTGGTCTCCAAGGTCCATATCGAGGCGCAGCGCCACTCCGATAACGGCCTCCAGATGGTCATGATCGGCCATAAGGGCCACCCGGAGACCATTGGGACCATGGGTCAGTTGCCCGATGGCGAAGTGTTGCTGGTTGAAACGGTCGAGGATGTGGCGACGGTTGAGGTGCGCGACCCGTCCAGGCTGGCATTTGTGACGCAAACCACCCTCTCCGTCGATGACACGATTGAGATTGTGGAGGCCCTCACCACCCGCTTCCCCGCCATCGTCGGACCCCATAAGGAAGACATCTGCTACGCCACCACCAACCGGCAAGAGGCGGTCAAAGCCATGGCCCCCAAGGCTGAGGCGATGCTGGTCGTGGGCGCGCCCAATTCCTCCAATTCCAAACGTCTGGTCGAGGTCGGATCTCGCGCGGGCTGCGCCTATTCGCAACTGGTCCAACGTGCCGCCGACATCGACTGGCGCGCGTTAGGTGACATCAAAACGCTCGGCATAACCGCGGGCGCATCGGCCCCCGAGGTTCTGATCGAAGAGGTGATCCAGGCCTTTGAAGATCGGTTCGACGTCACCCGCGAGTTGGTGGAAACCGCCGTGGAGAACGTCGAATTCAAGGTGCCCCGCGTCCTGCGCGAGACGGCCTAG
- a CDS encoding pyridoxamine 5'-phosphate oxidase family protein: MPTPFDPLLVLSRPLMANLSTITHHGEPRNAPVWFAWEDDALWMLSDVTSSSPHRIARNPKVAVEIVDYDNTEGILRHLGLRGDATVEPMNPDLFRRLLRRYLGPEDTQNQWFIENIARIDDPNGRLIRLEPTSIFTNDVSFFRTGPALATATARQST; this comes from the coding sequence ATGCCAACACCCTTCGACCCGCTCCTCGTCCTGTCCCGGCCGCTGATGGCCAATCTCTCGACGATCACGCATCACGGCGAGCCGCGCAATGCGCCGGTCTGGTTCGCCTGGGAAGACGACGCGCTCTGGATGTTGTCCGATGTGACTTCCAGCAGCCCGCACCGCATCGCGCGCAATCCCAAGGTCGCCGTTGAGATCGTCGATTATGACAATACCGAAGGCATTCTGCGCCACCTCGGTCTGCGCGGGGACGCCACGGTCGAGCCGATGAACCCTGACCTCTTCCGCCGTCTGCTGCGTCGCTATCTGGGGCCGGAGGATACGCAAAATCAATGGTTTATCGAGAATATCGCCCGCATCGACGACCCTAATGGCCGCCTCATTCGGCTGGAGCCGACCTCCATATTCACCAACGACGTCAGCTTCTTCCGAACCGGCCCGGCCTTGGCGACAGCGACGGCGCGCCAATCCACTTGA
- a CDS encoding DUF2062 domain-containing protein: MFRRRDYRPWYRIILEVLWPRGGWLRAAQYVQHRMRRLPGTPEQIARGVFAGAVTVFTPYFGLHFVIAALLARAMRGSIFAALLATFIGNPLTYVPIAALSLNLGHFMLGSRPTVGVNDSLFRRFGGASRDLWHNIKALFTPEQAHWGELQIFWDTVMWPWTVGGILPGLLCGTICYFLTVPVVRAYQKSRAARLRKKMDKLRKQAEAAE, translated from the coding sequence GTGTTCAGACGCCGGGATTACAGACCGTGGTATCGCATCATTCTTGAGGTTCTCTGGCCTCGGGGGGGATGGCTGCGTGCGGCCCAATACGTCCAGCACCGGATGCGCCGCCTGCCTGGAACGCCGGAGCAGATCGCGCGCGGGGTCTTTGCCGGGGCCGTGACGGTCTTCACCCCCTACTTCGGCCTGCACTTCGTGATCGCGGCCCTGTTGGCGCGGGCGATGCGCGGGTCGATCTTCGCCGCCCTGTTGGCGACGTTCATCGGCAACCCGTTGACCTATGTGCCGATCGCGGCGCTGTCTTTGAACCTTGGCCACTTCATGCTGGGGTCCCGCCCGACCGTGGGCGTCAACGACAGCCTGTTCCGGCGATTTGGCGGGGCGTCCCGCGATTTGTGGCACAACATCAAGGCGCTGTTCACGCCCGAGCAGGCCCATTGGGGAGAGCTGCAGATCTTCTGGGACACGGTCATGTGGCCCTGGACGGTTGGCGGCATTCTGCCCGGCCTTCTGTGCGGTACGATCTGCTATTTTCTGACCGTGCCCGTGGTGCGGGCCTACCAGAAAAGCCGTGCAGCCCGATTGCGGAAGAAGATGGACAAGCTGCGCAAGCAAGCGGAAGCGGCGGAGTGA
- a CDS encoding peroxiredoxin-like family protein, with protein MLMPRQTVPALNVPLLGGETFDLASEDSPRGTVVCFYRGLHCPLCATYLTEFEKLAGEFAERGVGSVAISSDGEERAQGMADKIGADKLRFGYDMSLAKAREWGLYISTSRGKTSIGIEEPALFAEPGLFLINPDNTLYYMSVQTMPFVRPHFRELLGAVDFAIEKSYPARGEYTGAV; from the coding sequence ATGCTGATGCCCCGCCAAACTGTGCCCGCCCTGAACGTTCCGCTACTGGGCGGTGAAACCTTCGATCTGGCGTCCGAGGATAGCCCGCGTGGCACGGTTGTGTGCTTCTATCGGGGGCTGCATTGCCCACTCTGCGCGACGTATTTGACGGAGTTTGAGAAGCTGGCCGGGGAGTTTGCTGAACGCGGTGTGGGCAGTGTGGCAATCTCATCGGACGGAGAAGAGCGGGCGCAGGGCATGGCCGACAAGATCGGCGCGGATAAATTGCGGTTCGGTTATGACATGTCGCTGGCGAAGGCGCGGGAGTGGGGGCTCTATATCTCCACCTCTCGCGGCAAAACCTCCATCGGGATCGAGGAGCCTGCCCTGTTTGCGGAGCCCGGCCTGTTCCTGATCAACCCGGACAATACGCTGTATTACATGTCCGTGCAGACGATGCCCTTTGTCCGTCCCCATTTCCGGGAGCTTCTGGGTGCAGTCGATTTTGCCATTGAGAAGAGCTACCCGGCGCGCGGCGAATATACGGGCGCGGTTTAG
- a CDS encoding DUF3429 domain-containing protein — protein sequence MIRIPSSALLLGLAGLIPFLWGASSSASLLLDYMPVSLPAAFTGASILTAYGTIILSFMAGVIWGFAAKAGGPWMPLGLALSTVPALWIFFFTGQPHSTQLVVLGAGFIGLLALDVACVRKGLAPGWWLALRLLLTGVVVFCLLIGFLLIP from the coding sequence ATGATCCGCATCCCCTCGTCCGCTCTTCTCCTCGGTCTTGCAGGCCTGATCCCGTTCCTATGGGGCGCCTCGTCGTCGGCCAGCCTCCTGTTGGATTACATGCCCGTCTCCCTCCCCGCCGCTTTTACGGGTGCGTCGATCCTGACCGCCTATGGCACGATCATCCTCAGCTTCATGGCGGGCGTCATCTGGGGGTTCGCGGCCAAGGCCGGAGGACCGTGGATGCCCTTGGGTCTTGCCCTCTCCACCGTCCCCGCGCTCTGGATCTTCTTCTTCACTGGTCAGCCACATAGCACGCAACTCGTCGTCTTGGGTGCTGGTTTCATCGGCCTTCTTGCCCTTGATGTCGCCTGTGTTCGCAAGGGCCTCGCGCCCGGCTGGTGGTTGGCGCTGCGCCTTTTGCTGACCGGAGTGGTTGTCTTTTGCCTCCTCATCGGGTTCCTACTGATCCCATGA
- the rpoZ gene encoding DNA-directed RNA polymerase subunit omega, with protein sequence MARVTVEDCVDKVPNRFELVMLASHRAREIAAGDPLTIDRDNDKNPVVSLREIADETQSADDLRERLIESHQTQIEVDEPEEDAMALLQGVEQDRPAQDDMSEEQMLRALMEAQGQK encoded by the coding sequence ATGGCCCGCGTCACGGTTGAAGATTGCGTTGATAAGGTCCCGAACCGGTTTGAGTTGGTGATGCTTGCGTCCCACCGCGCCCGTGAGATTGCCGCAGGCGATCCGCTGACGATCGACCGCGACAATGACAAGAACCCCGTCGTCTCTTTGCGTGAAATCGCCGATGAGACCCAGTCGGCAGACGATCTGCGCGAACGCCTGATCGAAAGCCACCAGACGCAGATCGAAGTCGACGAGCCCGAGGAAGACGCCATGGCGCTTCTGCAAGGCGTGGAGCAGGATCGCCCTGCCCAGGACGACATGAGCGAAGAGCAGATGCTGCGCGCGCTGATGGAAGCGCAGGGTCAGAAGTAA
- a CDS encoding DUF1772 domain-containing protein encodes MRGLGLSLGFASVLFAGAIFGFFYAWVCSTMWGLDAADPRIAIAAMQAMNASVRNAVFFPTFFLTPVIMIAAAAVIRGRAGGFFAVGGVVYLLGGLILTMAVNVPMNEALAVVQVPDDIDSARTIWEAYSPRWQVYNVARTLASGVAMMLAAAGLWTLGQATRAGDHPSGL; translated from the coding sequence ATGCGCGGATTGGGTTTGAGCCTGGGGTTCGCCTCCGTCCTGTTTGCGGGGGCGATTTTCGGGTTTTTCTACGCTTGGGTTTGCTCAACCATGTGGGGGTTGGATGCAGCGGACCCGCGCATTGCGATTGCTGCGATGCAGGCGATGAACGCCAGTGTCCGCAACGCTGTCTTCTTTCCGACGTTCTTCCTGACACCCGTGATCATGATTGCCGCCGCCGCCGTGATCCGAGGTCGCGCGGGGGGCTTTTTTGCGGTGGGAGGGGTCGTCTACCTGCTTGGCGGATTGATCCTGACCATGGCGGTCAACGTTCCGATGAACGAGGCGCTGGCCGTGGTCCAGGTGCCCGATGACATCGACTCGGCCCGCACGATCTGGGAGGCGTATTCCCCCCGCTGGCAGGTGTATAACGTCGCCCGGACGCTGGCATCCGGGGTCGCGATGATGCTTGCCGCCGCTGGCCTATGGACGCTCGGCCAAGCGACTCGCGCCGGGGACCATCCGTCAGGTCTTTAG
- a CDS encoding TetR/AcrR family transcriptional regulator, which translates to MEDKSKEARRRQIEDAAYKMLGEKGYAGTSMQGIARAAKASNETLYNWYGDKKGLMAALIARNTDTVRDTLSSHINADPLDRLAHLGPTLLAMVLGSRAVALNRAAAADPSGDLGRALARGGRETVAPMVTALMTDSPLRGQPDRLTQLYLTLLIGDLQIRRATGAMEPPTQEFCTTRAAEALDMLKRLAT; encoded by the coding sequence ATGGAAGATAAGTCCAAAGAGGCCCGGCGCCGCCAGATTGAAGACGCGGCCTATAAGATGCTGGGGGAGAAGGGGTATGCCGGCACCTCGATGCAGGGCATCGCGCGGGCCGCGAAGGCCTCCAACGAGACGCTCTACAATTGGTATGGCGACAAGAAAGGCCTGATGGCGGCGCTGATTGCCCGCAACACCGATACCGTGCGTGATACCCTGTCGTCCCACATCAACGCCGACCCGCTGGATCGGCTCGCCCACCTCGGCCCAACGCTTCTCGCTATGGTTTTGGGCTCTCGCGCCGTGGCACTCAACCGGGCGGCCGCGGCGGACCCGTCCGGCGATCTGGGCCGCGCTTTGGCAAGGGGTGGCCGCGAAACCGTCGCGCCAATGGTCACGGCGCTTATGACCGACAGCCCCCTCAGGGGACAGCCGGACAGGTTAACACAGCTCTACCTGACCCTTCTGATCGGAGATCTTCAGATCCGCCGCGCCACGGGGGCCATGGAGCCGCCCACGCAGGAATTCTGCACCACCCGTGCCGCAGAAGCCCTGGACATGCTCAAGCGGCTGGCGACCTAA